In Agrobacterium sp. RAC06, a single window of DNA contains:
- the paoC gene encoding aldehyde oxidoreductase molybdenum-binding subunit PaoC yields MKFDRPETTNPIDNLKVIGRPTHRIDGELKTTGRATYAYEHWDLGLKIAYGYPVAAGIAKGRIIKIDSECARQAPGVIAVVTTLDVGKREKGEHNTATLFGGDVVQHYHQAIALVVAETFEQARAAASLIDVSYEREEGFFDLSEAMKTAEKPSEDEAPDTAFGDFDDAYARSSVTLDAEYSTPDQSHAAMEPHASMAVWDGDELKIWTSSQMIDWWRTDLATFLGMDKEKIRLMSPFIGGGFGGKLFLRADAVLAALGAKAARCAVKVSLPRPVIMNNTTHRPATIQRVRIGADSHGKIEAIAHESWSGNLPEGSLETAVNQTRLLYAGENRMTAMRLAMLDLPEGNAMRAPGEAPGLMALEIAMDEMAEKLGIDPVDFRVINDTQVDPENPDRPFSKRDLIGCLRLGAERFGWSDRGKPGARRDGNWLVGTGVAAAYRDNLLVESGARVRLESNGRITVETDMTDIGTGSYTIIAQTAAEMMGVTLEEVDVRLGDSSFPVSAGSGGQFGANCSTAGVYAACVKLREAVVKKLGLNAQDVRFEGGQVRSGNHAIPLSDAVGADALVGEDTIEWGDLSKTHQQSTFGAHFVEVGVDIVTGECRVRRMLAVCAAGRILNPITARSQVIGAMTMGIGAALSEELIVDTSRGFFVNHDLAGYEVPVHADIPSQEVIFLDETDPMSSPMKAKGVGELGLCGVSAAIANAIYNAIGARVRDYPVTLDKLIGHLPADF; encoded by the coding sequence ATGAAGTTCGACAGGCCAGAAACGACCAATCCCATCGACAATCTGAAGGTGATCGGCCGGCCCACGCACCGGATCGACGGCGAGCTCAAGACGACGGGTCGCGCCACCTATGCCTATGAGCACTGGGATCTCGGTCTCAAGATTGCCTATGGCTATCCGGTGGCTGCCGGCATCGCCAAAGGGCGCATCATCAAGATCGACAGCGAGTGCGCCCGGCAGGCACCTGGCGTCATTGCCGTGGTCACCACACTTGACGTCGGAAAGCGCGAGAAGGGTGAGCACAATACGGCAACGCTCTTTGGCGGAGATGTCGTGCAGCATTATCATCAGGCAATCGCGCTTGTCGTTGCCGAGACATTCGAGCAGGCACGGGCGGCTGCTTCGCTGATCGACGTCTCCTACGAGCGCGAGGAGGGGTTTTTCGATCTGTCCGAGGCCATGAAAACGGCTGAAAAGCCTTCGGAAGATGAGGCGCCCGACACTGCCTTCGGCGACTTCGATGATGCCTATGCTCGCTCGTCTGTGACGCTCGATGCCGAGTACAGCACGCCGGACCAGTCGCATGCGGCGATGGAGCCGCATGCCTCGATGGCCGTCTGGGACGGTGATGAACTGAAGATCTGGACCTCGAGCCAGATGATCGACTGGTGGCGGACGGATCTTGCGACCTTCCTTGGCATGGACAAGGAGAAGATCCGGCTGATGTCACCCTTCATCGGCGGAGGCTTCGGCGGCAAGTTGTTTCTCAGGGCGGATGCGGTGCTTGCCGCGCTGGGTGCCAAGGCTGCTCGATGCGCGGTCAAGGTCTCCCTGCCGAGGCCGGTGATCATGAACAATACCACCCATCGGCCGGCGACGATCCAGCGTGTCCGGATCGGTGCCGATAGCCATGGAAAGATCGAGGCGATTGCACATGAGAGCTGGTCCGGCAACTTGCCGGAGGGAAGCCTCGAAACGGCGGTCAACCAGACGCGACTTCTCTATGCGGGCGAAAACCGCATGACCGCCATGCGCCTGGCCATGCTCGACCTGCCCGAGGGCAATGCGATGCGCGCGCCGGGCGAAGCGCCGGGTCTGATGGCACTCGAAATTGCCATGGACGAGATGGCAGAAAAGCTCGGCATCGATCCTGTCGACTTCAGGGTCATCAACGACACGCAGGTCGATCCGGAAAACCCGGATCGCCCCTTCTCGAAACGCGACCTGATCGGTTGTTTGCGCCTCGGTGCAGAACGCTTCGGCTGGAGCGACCGGGGAAAGCCTGGAGCGCGGCGCGACGGCAACTGGCTTGTCGGAACCGGGGTCGCCGCAGCCTATCGCGACAACTTGCTGGTTGAGTCCGGTGCCCGGGTCCGCCTCGAAAGCAATGGTCGGATTACCGTCGAGACTGACATGACCGATATCGGCACGGGCAGCTACACCATCATCGCGCAGACCGCTGCCGAAATGATGGGGGTGACGCTGGAGGAAGTCGATGTCCGGCTCGGCGATTCCAGCTTTCCGGTATCCGCCGGCTCCGGCGGTCAGTTCGGTGCCAATTGTTCGACGGCTGGCGTCTATGCAGCCTGCGTCAAGCTGCGCGAGGCCGTCGTCAAGAAACTCGGTCTCAATGCTCAGGACGTTCGATTCGAAGGCGGTCAGGTTCGCTCGGGCAATCATGCTATCCCGCTATCGGATGCTGTCGGTGCTGATGCCCTGGTCGGCGAGGACACGATCGAATGGGGTGATCTCTCCAAGACCCATCAGCAATCGACCTTCGGCGCGCACTTCGTCGAAGTGGGTGTGGATATCGTCACCGGAGAATGCCGAGTTCGCCGTATGTTGGCCGTTTGCGCCGCCGGCCGCATTCTCAACCCGATTACCGCGCGGAGCCAGGTGATCGGTGCGATGACCATGGGCATTGGGGCCGCGCTTTCGGAGGAGCTTATCGTCGACACGAGCCGAGGCTTTTTTGTCAACCACGATCTCGCCGGTTACGAGGTGCCCGTGCACGCGGACATTCCGAGCCAAGAGGTGATCTTCCTCGACGAAACCGATCCGATGTCGTCACCGATGAAGGCCAAGGGTGTCGGCGAACTGGGGCTGTGCGGCGTATCCGCGGCGATTGCGAATGCCATCTACAACGCCATAGGTGCTCGTGTCCGCGACTATCCGGTTACGCTGGACAAGCTGATCGGACATCTGCCCGCCGATTTTTGA
- the fhuF gene encoding siderophore-iron reductase FhuF codes for MNGISSPQDRLSRLSGPLAPIRDKLSDGPEIRRVEPSAQVLEADAFACLMQSYARRFGVKPDGYLVSLWSQKYLATVIIPVMALSLIGGKAVHADIENTAIVVDDDGEPVALRLPTAFTTEEADQAASLLVSTHLTPLVDALARQSGLSRKVFWGNAAHYLEWIVRQLPGKNPAFNLPAPTTDAIRYFEEDGLRVRRRKSAV; via the coding sequence ATGAACGGGATCAGCAGTCCGCAGGATCGGCTCTCTCGATTGAGCGGCCCGCTGGCGCCGATCCGGGATAAACTGTCTGATGGACCGGAAATCCGCAGGGTGGAGCCATCCGCACAGGTGCTGGAAGCCGATGCCTTTGCTTGTCTCATGCAAAGCTACGCACGTCGCTTTGGCGTCAAACCAGATGGCTATCTGGTTTCCCTATGGTCGCAGAAATATCTGGCAACCGTGATCATCCCCGTCATGGCCTTGTCCCTGATCGGGGGAAAAGCCGTTCATGCAGACATCGAGAACACAGCGATCGTCGTCGATGACGACGGCGAGCCGGTCGCCTTGCGTCTGCCCACCGCTTTCACGACAGAAGAGGCAGACCAGGCAGCCTCCCTGCTGGTGTCCACCCACCTGACCCCGCTCGTTGATGCCTTGGCAAGGCAGAGCGGCCTGTCGAGAAAAGTATTCTGGGGCAATGCGGCGCATTATCTCGAGTGGATTGTCCGGCAGCTTCCCGGAAAAAACCCAGCCTTCAACCTACCCGCCCCGACGACGGATGCCATCCGCTACTTCGAGGAAGACGGATTGCGCGTGCGTCGCCGGAAGTCTGCTGTCTGA
- a CDS encoding response regulator, whose translation MLVRVAFVDDHPILLEGLVSLYRTKADLDVVAMGHTSVDALNILENHHPDVIVMDLSMPGDAFAAIDVMLASYPATKVIVFTASSAIQPAVELIEAGISGYVLKGASSSDLHHAIISAHSGETYITPGFATKVIVSMKTSELRRKAQPREQLHHREEQIVSGLLKGMTNREIGVGLNISEKTVKHYMTSLMSKLNVRNRVELVIAVRNRTSPRDRIAS comes from the coding sequence ATGCTTGTACGTGTCGCGTTTGTAGACGATCATCCGATACTGTTGGAGGGACTGGTCAGCCTGTACAGGACCAAGGCTGATCTTGATGTCGTGGCAATGGGCCATACCAGCGTGGATGCGCTGAACATCCTGGAAAACCATCATCCAGACGTAATCGTCATGGATCTGAGCATGCCGGGAGACGCCTTCGCAGCGATCGACGTTATGCTGGCCTCCTATCCCGCGACCAAGGTTATCGTTTTCACGGCTTCCAGCGCGATCCAGCCCGCCGTCGAACTCATCGAAGCTGGTATCAGCGGTTATGTCCTCAAGGGCGCATCATCTTCGGATTTGCATCACGCCATCATCAGTGCTCACAGCGGCGAGACCTACATCACACCCGGCTTTGCAACCAAAGTCATCGTGTCGATGAAGACGTCGGAGCTGCGGCGCAAGGCACAGCCGCGTGAGCAGCTACACCATCGCGAGGAGCAGATCGTCAGCGGCCTGCTCAAGGGCATGACGAACAGGGAAATCGGTGTCGGCCTGAACATCAGCGAAAAGACGGTCAAACACTACATGACTTCACTGATGAGCAAACTCAACGTCCGCAATCGCGTCGAACTCGTGATTGCCGTGAGGAACCGGACGTCGCCGCGGGACCGGATCGCAAGCTGA
- a CDS encoding FAD binding domain-containing protein gives MKAFTYERAASAEAAAQIAASNPHAKFIAGGTNLLDLMKLQIETPTHLIDVNGLDLDEIEPTAEGGLRIGALVRNTDLAAHEIVRRDYPLLARALLSGASGQLRNRATTGGNLLQRTRCPYFYDTNQPCNKRQPGSGCSAIGGFSRQHAVLGVSDACIATHPSDMAVAMRALDAVVETVKADGSRRVIPLADFHRLPGDTPHIETVLEQGEIIAAVCLPPPIGGTQIYRKVRDRASYAFALVSVAAVIQPDGSGRITLGGVAHKPWRIEDAEAQLPNGAQATAAVLLAGARPTDQNRFKLALVERLLSAVIAQAKD, from the coding sequence ATGAAAGCCTTCACCTATGAACGCGCGGCCTCGGCCGAAGCGGCAGCGCAAATTGCCGCATCAAATCCGCATGCCAAGTTTATCGCCGGCGGTACCAATCTTCTCGATTTGATGAAGCTCCAAATCGAGACGCCGACCCATCTGATCGATGTCAACGGGCTGGACCTCGACGAGATTGAACCGACGGCGGAAGGTGGCTTGCGGATCGGGGCCTTGGTGCGCAATACAGATCTGGCAGCCCATGAGATTGTCCGTCGAGACTACCCGCTGCTTGCGCGGGCGCTGCTTTCCGGTGCTTCCGGGCAATTGCGCAACCGCGCCACGACCGGCGGAAACCTTCTGCAGCGGACCCGCTGTCCTTACTTCTACGACACCAATCAACCCTGCAACAAGCGGCAGCCGGGCAGCGGCTGTTCGGCCATCGGTGGCTTCAGTCGGCAGCATGCGGTCCTCGGGGTAAGCGACGCCTGCATCGCGACCCATCCCAGCGACATGGCCGTTGCGATGCGCGCGCTCGATGCCGTCGTCGAGACTGTGAAGGCGGATGGCAGCCGGCGGGTCATTCCGCTTGCCGACTTTCACCGTCTGCCGGGAGACACGCCGCATATCGAAACGGTCCTGGAGCAGGGCGAGATCATCGCGGCAGTCTGTCTGCCGCCGCCGATCGGCGGCACCCAGATCTATCGCAAGGTTCGCGACCGCGCATCCTATGCCTTCGCGCTCGTGTCTGTCGCAGCCGTGATCCAGCCGGACGGGTCCGGGCGGATCACTCTCGGGGGCGTCGCGCACAAGCCGTGGCGGATCGAGGATGCGGAGGCACAACTGCCGAACGGTGCTCAAGCGACGGCGGCAGTCTTGCTCGCTGGCGCCCGACCCACGGACCAGAACCGTTTCAAGCTCGCTCTCGTGGAGCGCTTGCTGAGCGCCGTCATTGCGCAAGCCAAGGATTAA
- a CDS encoding ABC transporter permease: MSAYILKRLIAVVPVLFGLSIIVFLVMALIPGDTATAILGAYATPENVERINRDLGLDQPLFQQYLVWIGNVLQGDFGRSYALNRPVLDEVLERFGATLILAGVSLVLCTVIGLLAGVVSAVRQFGWADRAITFFVLAGISMPSFWLGLLLIYLFAVKWRMLPASGMYAVYGGGDIKDLLLHLVLPAVTLSVVAAGVIARLTRGAMLEVLRQDFVRTARAKGLSERRVIYGHAFRSALVSIIPVIGIQSGFVLGGAVYIETVFQWPGVGAMLVKAISSRDILLVQGGVLVVAASYVLFNLVADVLQSMLDPRIRT, translated from the coding sequence ATGTCGGCCTATATTCTCAAACGTCTGATCGCGGTCGTGCCCGTGCTGTTCGGCCTGTCGATCATCGTCTTCCTGGTGATGGCCCTCATTCCCGGGGATACGGCGACCGCCATTCTTGGCGCCTATGCAACGCCTGAAAATGTCGAGCGGATCAATCGCGACCTCGGTCTCGACCAGCCTCTGTTTCAGCAATACCTGGTCTGGATCGGCAATGTGCTGCAGGGTGATTTCGGCCGCTCCTATGCCCTGAACCGACCCGTGCTGGACGAGGTCCTCGAGCGTTTCGGCGCGACCCTCATCCTTGCCGGCGTCTCTCTCGTCTTGTGCACGGTCATCGGCCTTCTCGCCGGTGTTGTCTCGGCTGTCCGGCAATTTGGATGGGCGGACCGCGCGATCACCTTCTTCGTGCTGGCCGGGATCTCCATGCCATCCTTCTGGCTGGGGCTCCTTCTCATCTACCTCTTCGCGGTCAAGTGGCGCATGCTGCCGGCCTCGGGCATGTATGCCGTCTATGGGGGAGGAGACATCAAGGACCTTCTGCTTCATCTGGTGCTGCCCGCCGTCACGCTGTCGGTCGTCGCGGCAGGCGTGATCGCGCGTCTGACGCGGGGCGCCATGCTGGAAGTGCTTCGGCAGGACTTTGTCCGCACAGCCCGCGCCAAGGGACTTTCGGAACGGCGGGTCATCTATGGTCACGCGTTTCGATCGGCACTGGTCAGCATCATTCCGGTGATCGGCATCCAGTCCGGCTTCGTGCTCGGCGGCGCCGTCTATATCGAGACCGTGTTCCAGTGGCCGGGTGTCGGGGCCATGCTGGTCAAGGCCATCTCCAGCCGCGACATCCTGCTGGTCCAGGGCGGTGTGCTGGTCGTTGCCGCGAGCTACGTGCTCTTCAACCTCGTCGCCGATGTTCTCCAATCCATGCTCGACCCGAGGATCCGCACGTGA
- a CDS encoding ATP-binding cassette domain-containing protein, which translates to MNRQRSTFSLCDVAFDVAERPILAPLTLDIPMDGQVLGLIGHNGSGKSTLLKLLARQQMPTSGSITLNGRRLDTWGDRALARKVAYLAQHLPSAAGMTVRELVSLGRYPWHGAFGRFGEVDRQKTEEAIALTGVAPRADRLVDTLSGGERQRAWLAMLVAQDTEYLLLDEPISALDISHQIEVLSLVRKLSQEKGLGIIIVLHDIDMASRFCDTITALHSGRVIMQGASETIMTPEALQRIYGLPMDVMIHEPTRKPLAIAS; encoded by the coding sequence TTGAACAGACAGAGATCGACCTTCTCTCTTTGCGACGTCGCCTTCGATGTGGCCGAGCGGCCCATTCTTGCACCGCTGACGCTCGATATCCCGATGGATGGCCAGGTTCTCGGGCTGATAGGGCACAACGGCTCAGGCAAATCGACGCTTCTGAAACTGTTGGCACGTCAGCAAATGCCCACGAGCGGCAGCATCACCCTGAACGGACGACGGCTCGACACCTGGGGCGACCGGGCGCTGGCGCGCAAGGTCGCCTATCTGGCGCAGCACCTGCCCTCGGCTGCCGGAATGACCGTCCGCGAACTCGTGTCGCTTGGACGCTATCCCTGGCACGGCGCCTTCGGTCGTTTCGGCGAGGTGGACAGACAAAAGACAGAGGAAGCAATTGCATTGACCGGTGTCGCCCCACGCGCCGACCGCCTCGTCGACACGCTATCGGGCGGTGAAAGACAACGCGCCTGGCTCGCCATGCTGGTGGCTCAGGATACGGAATACCTGTTGCTCGACGAACCGATCTCGGCCCTCGACATTTCCCATCAGATCGAGGTCCTCTCACTGGTCCGCAAACTGTCTCAGGAGAAGGGTCTCGGCATCATCATCGTGCTGCACGACATCGACATGGCGTCCCGCTTTTGCGATACCATCACGGCGCTCCATTCAGGCCGCGTGATCATGCAGGGAGCCTCAGAGACGATCATGACGCCTGAAGCACTCCAGCGCATCTATGGTTTGCCGATGGACGTCATGATCCACGAGCCAACGCGGAAACCTCTGGCGATTGCGAGTTAG
- a CDS encoding ABC transporter substrate-binding protein — MKRLFRSAFAAAALSAAMIAAQPASAQTPPNVLVVGQIAEPKSLDPHTVTATNDFRILVNVYEGLVRFKDGTLEIEPALAESWDISEDGKTYTFKLRQGVKFHDGSDFTAEAVKFNFDRMLKEDHPFYNTGPFPLSFNFASVEAVNVIDSQTVEFKLSEAFAPFLSNLAYPTGLIVSPAAVEQHGADYGRNPSGTGPFKFAEWLSNQRVVVERNPDYWGEAAALEAVVFRPVTDANTRVAEMLSGGIDVMVEVPPDNLTTFQQDAAFSVAEQAGPHVWFGILNTKSGPFADKRVRQAANYAVNKETLVNDVLQGTATVAAGPIPPAFNWVESSVEPYAYDPEKAKALLAEAGVEAPELTFYVTEGGSGMLDPVTMGAAIQADLQAVGFNVKIETYEWNTFLGRVNQGLDGQADMAEMAWMTNDPDTVPYLTLRSDAMPDKGGFNSGYYSNPEVDALLEKARTSTDQAERGKLYAQVQQIVHDDAPWLFVANWKQNAVTTAAVQGFKLQPSFLLNLHGVTKQ, encoded by the coding sequence ATGAAGAGGCTGTTCCGGAGCGCATTTGCCGCTGCCGCCTTGAGTGCCGCCATGATCGCCGCCCAACCGGCGAGCGCGCAGACCCCGCCCAATGTCCTCGTCGTCGGGCAGATCGCCGAACCCAAGTCTCTCGATCCGCATACGGTGACCGCCACCAATGATTTCCGCATTCTGGTGAATGTTTATGAGGGCCTTGTGCGCTTCAAGGACGGGACGCTGGAGATCGAGCCGGCACTTGCGGAGAGCTGGGATATCTCGGAGGACGGCAAGACCTATACGTTCAAGCTGCGTCAGGGGGTGAAGTTTCACGACGGTTCGGACTTCACCGCCGAGGCCGTCAAGTTCAACTTCGACCGGATGCTGAAAGAGGACCATCCTTTCTACAATACCGGCCCCTTTCCCCTGTCGTTCAACTTCGCCTCTGTCGAGGCCGTCAACGTGATTGACAGCCAGACTGTCGAGTTCAAGCTGAGCGAGGCTTTTGCGCCCTTCCTGTCCAATCTCGCCTATCCCACGGGGCTGATCGTTTCTCCGGCTGCGGTGGAGCAGCATGGCGCCGACTATGGCCGGAACCCCTCTGGTACCGGACCCTTCAAGTTTGCCGAATGGCTGTCCAACCAACGTGTGGTCGTCGAGCGCAACCCGGACTACTGGGGTGAGGCTGCGGCCCTCGAAGCCGTCGTCTTTCGACCCGTGACAGATGCAAACACGCGTGTTGCCGAAATGCTTTCCGGAGGCATCGACGTGATGGTCGAGGTGCCGCCGGACAATCTCACGACCTTCCAGCAGGATGCCGCGTTCTCTGTCGCCGAGCAGGCGGGGCCGCATGTCTGGTTCGGCATCCTGAACACGAAGAGCGGTCCGTTCGCCGACAAGCGCGTTCGTCAGGCCGCCAACTACGCCGTCAACAAGGAGACGCTGGTCAACGATGTGCTCCAGGGCACGGCAACAGTGGCCGCTGGACCGATTCCGCCTGCCTTCAACTGGGTGGAAAGCTCGGTCGAGCCCTATGCCTACGATCCAGAGAAGGCCAAGGCCTTGCTTGCCGAGGCAGGTGTCGAGGCGCCGGAACTGACATTCTATGTCACTGAAGGCGGCTCGGGCATGCTCGATCCGGTGACGATGGGCGCAGCCATTCAGGCCGATCTGCAGGCTGTCGGCTTCAACGTCAAGATCGAGACCTATGAGTGGAATACCTTCCTCGGTCGCGTGAACCAAGGTCTCGACGGTCAGGCTGATATGGCCGAAATGGCCTGGATGACGAATGATCCCGACACCGTGCCCTATCTCACGCTGCGCAGCGATGCGATGCCGGATAAGGGAGGTTTCAACTCGGGCTACTATTCCAATCCTGAGGTCGACGCTTTGCTGGAGAAGGCGCGCACATCGACGGATCAGGCTGAACGCGGCAAGCTTTACGCCCAGGTCCAGCAAATCGTGCATGACGATGCGCCCTGGCTGTTTGTTGCCAACTGGAAGCAGAACGCGGTCACGACGGCAGCTGTCCAAGGCTTCAAGCTTCAGCCCTCCTTTCTTCTCAACCTGCACGGTGTGACGAAGCAGTAA
- the paoA gene encoding aldehyde dehydrogenase iron-sulfur subunit PaoA has protein sequence MNETSKVRLTVNRISREIDLDNRTTLLDLLRENLQLTGTKKGCDHGQCGACTVIVDGRRINSCLTLAVMNEGAEVTTIEGLGAPGDLHPMQAAFVRHDGFQCGYCTPGQICSSVAMLEEIATDVPSHVTDDLMNKARPTAEEIRERMSGNICRCGAYSNIVDAITEVAETRS, from the coding sequence ATGAATGAGACTAGCAAGGTTCGCCTGACGGTGAACCGGATATCCCGCGAGATCGACCTCGACAACCGAACCACATTGCTCGACCTCTTGCGAGAAAACCTGCAGCTCACGGGCACCAAAAAAGGCTGCGATCATGGCCAGTGCGGCGCATGCACCGTCATCGTCGACGGACGTCGGATCAATTCGTGCCTGACACTCGCCGTCATGAACGAGGGCGCTGAGGTCACCACGATCGAGGGGCTGGGCGCGCCCGGCGATCTGCACCCGATGCAGGCCGCTTTCGTAAGGCATGACGGTTTCCAGTGTGGCTACTGCACGCCCGGTCAGATCTGTTCCTCCGTCGCGATGCTCGAAGAGATCGCGACCGACGTCCCCAGCCACGTTACCGATGATCTGATGAACAAGGCACGACCGACCGCCGAGGAGATCCGCGAGCGGATGAGCGGCAATATCTGTCGCTGCGGTGCCTATTCCAACATCGTCGATGCCATTACCGAGGTCGCGGAAACACGCTCATGA
- a CDS encoding glycerate kinase type-2 family protein, producing MIERPEFFLRQLFDRAVEVADPMRTLKDFLPEKPKGRVIVVGAGKASARMAEAVEAVWGPCEGLVITRYGYGRPCRGIEIVEAAHPVPDEAGLKATARLLDLVESAGEGDFVLALISGGASALLVQPVPGVSLAEKQAVNQALLASGAPIDRMNTVRKHLSRVKGGQLAAAAWPAQLFALMISDVPGDDPAFIGSGPTVGDPSSPDDALAVIDQWKVALPGGVREALERGSAVVRPDDPRLARVRNVIYAAPRQSLEAAAELAREAGCDVRIVGDALEGEARLVAEAQAKEALTLQHSLRAGDSPILLLSGGELTVTRRGDGIGGPNAEFCLALALALDGVAGIHALACDTDGVDGAAEVAGAVIGPELLKKAAELRCDPEVALQRNDAHSFFAALDAQVVTGPTLTNVNDFRAILVQPRPTPSRL from the coding sequence ATGATCGAAAGACCAGAATTTTTCCTGCGCCAGCTGTTCGACCGTGCCGTAGAGGTGGCGGATCCGATGCGGACGCTCAAGGATTTTCTGCCTGAAAAGCCGAAGGGTCGGGTGATCGTCGTCGGAGCTGGCAAGGCGAGTGCGCGGATGGCGGAAGCGGTCGAGGCGGTCTGGGGTCCCTGTGAAGGCCTCGTCATCACGCGTTATGGTTATGGCAGGCCCTGTCGTGGCATCGAGATCGTAGAGGCGGCCCATCCGGTCCCCGACGAGGCGGGCCTGAAGGCGACGGCGCGTCTGCTGGATCTGGTCGAAAGTGCCGGCGAAGGCGATTTCGTGCTGGCGCTGATCTCGGGCGGAGCCTCGGCGTTGCTGGTCCAGCCGGTGCCGGGCGTCTCGCTTGCCGAAAAGCAGGCGGTCAATCAGGCCCTGCTCGCGTCAGGCGCGCCGATCGACCGGATGAATACGGTTCGAAAACATCTCAGCCGAGTGAAGGGTGGGCAATTGGCCGCCGCAGCCTGGCCGGCTCAGCTCTTCGCCTTGATGATCTCGGATGTGCCGGGAGACGATCCGGCCTTCATCGGCTCCGGTCCGACCGTTGGCGATCCGTCGAGCCCCGACGACGCTCTGGCCGTGATCGATCAATGGAAGGTCGCACTTCCTGGCGGGGTTCGCGAGGCATTGGAGCGCGGCTCCGCGGTCGTCAGGCCCGACGATCCGCGCCTCGCCCGCGTGCGCAACGTTATCTATGCCGCGCCCCGGCAATCGCTGGAGGCGGCTGCGGAACTCGCCCGAGAGGCGGGTTGCGATGTTCGCATTGTCGGCGATGCCCTGGAAGGGGAGGCGAGGCTGGTGGCCGAGGCCCAGGCGAAAGAGGCTCTAACCTTGCAGCACTCCCTGCGTGCCGGGGATTCGCCGATCCTTCTCCTCTCCGGCGGCGAACTGACGGTCACCCGGCGCGGCGACGGCATTGGCGGGCCCAATGCCGAGTTCTGTCTGGCGCTTGCGCTGGCTCTGGATGGCGTTGCAGGTATCCATGCGCTCGCTTGCGATACGGATGGTGTTGATGGTGCCGCCGAAGTCGCCGGCGCCGTCATCGGTCCCGAACTTCTGAAGAAGGCTGCCGAACTGCGTTGCGACCCAGAGGTCGCTCTGCAACGAAATGACGCCCATTCGTTCTTCGCAGCGTTGGACGCGCAGGTTGTCACCGGCCCCACCCTGACCAACGTCAACGATTTCCGCGCGATCCTCGTGCAGCCGCGTCCGACCCCATCAAGGCTTTAG
- a CDS encoding iron chelate uptake ABC transporter family permease subunit — MSSPLVMLLGGIGGALATFLVMMAITAKSAHAPGPVLLTGAAIDTFAATLITVVLASGDPRAVYVLAWSMGPTYRATAITGLAGLAILLVALALLPLIRRWLQILPLGDQAARELGLHPRRCRTWLLSLSAVLTATATLIVGPLSFVGLIAPHIAAMTTPPKPLNRAFCAAAIGATLMTAADWLGRSIHFPYEIPAGVLAAFVGRPYFLWLLYRRHP; from the coding sequence TTGTCCTCTCCGCTGGTCATGTTGCTCGGCGGCATTGGCGGGGCGCTCGCGACATTTCTGGTGATGATGGCCATCACCGCCAAATCCGCCCATGCGCCCGGACCGGTCTTGCTCACAGGTGCCGCCATCGACACCTTTGCCGCCACGCTCATCACTGTTGTGCTGGCAAGCGGCGATCCGCGTGCGGTCTATGTGCTGGCCTGGTCGATGGGGCCGACCTACCGCGCCACGGCAATCACCGGGTTGGCGGGATTGGCGATCTTGCTGGTCGCTCTTGCTCTGCTTCCGCTTATTCGACGCTGGCTGCAAATCCTGCCACTCGGAGACCAGGCGGCGCGCGAACTGGGGCTTCACCCACGACGGTGCCGAACGTGGCTCCTGTCGCTGTCAGCCGTCCTCACAGCTACCGCTACCTTGATCGTCGGTCCCTTGAGCTTTGTCGGACTGATCGCTCCTCATATCGCGGCGATGACCACGCCTCCGAAACCGCTGAACCGGGCCTTTTGCGCCGCAGCCATCGGGGCAACCTTGATGACCGCGGCTGACTGGCTCGGTCGCAGCATTCACTTCCCCTACGAAATCCCCGCAGGCGTCCTCGCAGCCTTCGTCGGTAGACCTTACTTCCTTTGGCTCCTTTACCGGAGGCACCCATGA